Genomic DNA from Corylus avellana chromosome ca4, CavTom2PMs-1.0:
ATAGTTTAAAAAGTTACAATGTTAAGTCGCcgtatatatatttaaaattttgcaatATCACACCATCCTTAAAATACAGGGTTAAATCAAAATGGTATATAGGTGAAATGACCATTGTACTCATATAAAccttataaaaatacaaaattaggtgtaattcaaaaaattaaaacttaaaaaaaaaaaaaaaaaaaaaaattgactcataagaaaagttttgggaaaaaaagaacatgggAGAGGAAACATgggaaaaaatttgggaaaaagataacatacagagaaaaaataggaaaagatttgggaaaaagagaaaacatgtgagaaaaacaatgaaaaataaaatagttatcttgaaaagtgttgctacatttagctttttttttagctcttccaatcaaatatctattttacattttttttttgttaatccaatttaggggttttttaaacatttgaagagctattttaaataaaagtaacatttggctcttccattgggaatgctcttagagtATTCCCAATGAAAgagtcaaatgttacttttatttaaaatgactcttcaaatgtttaaaaaccTCATATATTGGATtagctggaaaaaaaaaaaatgattggaattgctaaaaaaaaaaagctaaatgaagcagcacttttcaagagagccattttattttttattgtttctctcatctgttttatattttttccaaattttttcctattttttctctagcattttctcttttttcccaaaacttttcttatttttcctcccacatgttcttttttcctcaaaatttttctcacttttaataatatttaaaagatgtATGAGACCTTTGAAAATTctttagctaaactagataaagtgcgTTTTGAAAAGCCATTTTGCAATAAAAATTTGGTTCCTCAGTTGAGAAtgttctaataaaaaataaaaattcaatccaTAATGGAAACTCTAGAGTGTTACCGCGGaaattttttcacaaaaaattcaaacttttggCGCCCAAAACTCCCaagtaaatattaaataagagaaatgggaccaaataaataaacactcCTTCCTTCCGAGCTTCACAAACGAAAAAGCGaagaaattgttttttgaaCTTTCAAAGTTACAGAGAAATGAATTCCGGAAACACTTCAATTAGAGCTTTGGGGCAGCGCTCTATCGCTTCGTCATTCCTTTCTTGCTCTTCTAAATCGTaccaaaacaaaaccctaatttatttatttttctttattaaatcaGTTTTTAATCGGTTAATTGATTGCTGCTAATTTAATGTGGGGGTTTCCACTTTTGTTTAATGGATTAGTTCGAGTGATTCTAAAGAAGATATTCAGAGCGAAGCTTCGAAGAAGGGCTCAGGCGCGTCGCTCGCGGACTTCCTCGACCGGAAGCTGCACACTACTTCTGTGCTACCCAGAACAGTTGAGGTATTTTGGCCCGTTTGGTTGCTCTGAGAAAATGGAGGGGAAAAGAAACGAAAATGAGATTCTgggtgctctctctctctctctttttttttctttaatttaaatgtgAGGAGCTCTGATGAGCTTCCGATAAGCCAAGTAAACGAATAGCATAGTTGTATTCAGGCGGTGTTTAATCAAGGATTTAGATATCTATGGTAGTAAATTCGTGATTTATAAATAGTAATTCAAAAACTTAGAttcaataagtttttttttccccttttattttcttagtctCTCAGATACCAAACCgagtaatgctatttttctttgttttttcctgcaatgtgtgtgttatatgagCAATAGGGTATTGAATATGTTGAATTTAACTAGGTTCCAAAATCTTCTGAAATTTGACGCTTTAAGCTTCttttgaataataaattttttttctgagaaATTGAACGGAGcattattatctttatttttattttcaaattgtgcaatttttttttattattatttttattttttttttccattttggaaTTTAAAATCTAGGGTTATAAGAGGAAAAAGGTTCTAATTTGTGCCAGGGCAAATCAAGGCCCTTTTCATCTCCCCTGGGTCCAATAGAAGCAAGTAGCACCATTGATGGGTTTAGTGAGGGAAAGAAAGTTGGGGAAGCAAAGCCGAACTTTGTCATTGGTAAAGTGTTTTTTGAACAGTTCAAGCATACTGGTGAAGAGAAAGGAGACTGTGAAGGTTCTTGTAGTGTTGGTGGTGAAGTGGAGAGTTATAAAATAGATGATGTACAAGAATCAAGAAAAAGGAGGAACCCATTTCAAGGTTTGTCATCTTATCTTAATTACTTAAAGCAATTTGTTCATACGATTCAGGATCAATATGCTATGAATATTTCTCTATGTTCGTGATTTAAGTCTTTAGTTGGTTTCCAATAAAACTAAAGGATACAATTAGAAAACTAGCAACTATATATTAGGCTTTCTTTGGTTATGGTTCCTATTGgtgaaaaaaaagtttgaagaaaaaagtgtcCGAATATTTAGGATTACCTTGTCTAGTCTGCCTTACCAAGTTACCTACTACATTTTCGTTATAAATAATGCATGTAACACAAACCTACGATCCCATTGGGTACTTCCCAGTTGTGGACATGGGTTTCTAAGGCCGAACCACTCCAAAATTATTGtatatctttctctctttgttaaAGCTGTTCtttcatatatttcattttattacaAACTTCTACAAATACTTTCCAGTGGTGAACATAGCTCTCTAAAGCCAtccaaaatttacaaaaagaaaagaaaaactcacaTCAAATAAGTCGAATGGTTGTTATATACTGAGGCAACTGGAGAGTGTTGTTTTTTGGGTACTGAAATCTGAAAAACCCAGATGGtatacttttttactttttagcacATTTTTTCTGCTAGAAAATGGAGCATTGGTTTCGTCGTGTATGGTCCAATTTGAAGCAGAGTTTAGTAGTTCATTTTGTTCTGCTTGAGATATTGATAGAATTAACATTGATAACCATCGGCTACAAAAGTTGAGTTGTAGCAAAATGAGCAATGTATATGATGAAAACAGTAAAAATCTATCTGGATTTAGTGCAAATTTTGATGTCAGATTACTTTTGATCCAAATCCCAGGATAAGATTGGCATAGGTGACTTGTCTATGTGGcaacttttctttcttctatagTTTTTGAACAAGTCCACACCGATCGTCCCCTGTTTTTTAATGCAAAGCTCAAATGATATGAAAAATTTGCAGGTGCTGGGGCCACAAGCCCTGTATCTGCTTACTGAGGTTTTGTAAGATTTTAGCTGCTTTGACTTTCTGTAGGATGGCATTCACAGTCAAATTATCAACTATTACTTCACAAGTTCATGAAAGCATATCAGTGCTGGGAAGAGTTCCCAAATAACTGATTCTTTTCTAAAGTGTAAACCCTTGCATATATTTTTCATGCTTAGGTAGCTCAAGTATCTACCAGCCACCAAGGCTTAAGAAAATGTCTTTATTTGGCCCCTCACTTTGTTGCTTTAATAGGTTATAGGAAGATTCTTGTGCAACCCAGTCGAGATCAAATTGCACAAAAGTTGGTTTGAATGTTGAGACAAGTGCCTTAGGATCTGTGAGCTCTCAAGTTTGAGTCCAAACTCATGAGATGAACGGTCCTTGCGAATATTAGCGTGTAGATATTAAATAACtacttgttttaaaagtttaaattaataagaaatggtggccttaattatttaaattaatattaatacttTTCCTCAATAGGTAAAGTGCCTCGCAtagaatatttaactgaaatgagAGGTAAATTGTGGAGTCAAGTTCAAACTTAGGTCCattatcttatattattttaaattaccttttgttcaaaaaaaaaaaaaaaaaaagagtttaaaaaattgataggaAAGGGTGGacttattcattttaaattaatattctaacaatatgtACCCTCATGAAAAGATGGTGGTTCCCTTTTGGTCggcagaaaaattaaaatataagtttGGAATTCCTTTTCCAGTAGTAGTGGACTAGTGTTTAGGACCCCTGCATCTAACGGTATCTGGTGTGTTGTTGCAGTTTGCCTATAGAATCTGGACATTACCAGACCTGAAACCAGTTTTGATTCTTAAGCTAGGAAACTACTAAGTTGAGCTGGGTTTTTGCCTACAAAATGTATGAGGGAATCAGAAGGAATTGATTATTGTTTCACAGATTGCT
This window encodes:
- the LOC132179938 gene encoding uncharacterized protein LOC132179938 isoform X2, which encodes MNSGNTSIRALGQRSIASSFLSCSSKSSSDSKEDIQSEASKKGSGASLADFLDRKLHTTSVLPRTVEGKSRPFSSPLGPIEASSTIDGFSEGKKVGEAKPNFVIGKVFFEQFKHTGEEKGDCEGSCSVGGEVESYKIDDVQESRKRRNPFQGEDEKQTARKHLLVLGGDPKPKPKGREERFISKKKRRPLYNHYANGCGWWDCDMEGVDNEEVGVNEVWEGVGSTTLGGIEWH
- the LOC132179938 gene encoding uncharacterized protein LOC132179938 isoform X1, which encodes MNSGNTSIRALGQRSIASSFLSCSSKSSSDSKEDIQSEASKKGSGASLADFLDRKLHTTSVLPRTVEGKSRPFSSPLGPIEASSTIDGFSEGKKVGEAKPNFVIGKVFFEQFKHTGEEKGDCEGSCSVGGEVESYKIDDVQESRKRRNPFQVGEDEKQTARKHLLVLGGDPKPKPKGREERFISKKKRRPLYNHYANGCGWWDCDMEGVDNEEVGVNEVWEGVGSTTLGGIEWH